One part of the Oenanthe melanoleuca isolate GR-GAL-2019-014 chromosome 26, OMel1.0, whole genome shotgun sequence genome encodes these proteins:
- the ZNF76 gene encoding zinc finger protein 76 isoform X2 produces MESLGLPAVTLGDGTTAYLQQAGRGEKLIEGQVIELEDGTTAYIQQVTVQKEAVAFEDGQPVVLEDGSMAFIHSTAKESYEPGTFQAVQLEDGSTAYIHRPVILAPGSTILEVQTETGLEDLAGEEEDDGFDVDTTNALQKYGRKGSDKEEEGVTDTCHVKSEDSSNIPSQDLQEEEVQSQRKGQQVGSRAFRCGYKGCGRLYTTAHHLKVHERAHTGDRPYTCDFPSCGKAFATGYGLKSHVRTHTGEKPYKCPEDKCSKAFKTSGDLQKHIRTHTGERPFKCPFVGCGRSFTTSNIRKVHIRTHTGERPYMCAEPGCGRGFTSATNYKNHMRIHTGEKPYLCTVPGCGKRFTEYSSLYKHHVVHTHCKPYTCSSCGKTYRQTSTLAMHKRSSHGELEATEESEQALYEQQQLEAAAAADRGSPLKSQHIAFLSEMEEDEEEDAVPTQVSLISQDGTEQVSLSQEELQALGSAIGVVTQSGVLAVPEGELAGGDTGTMTVASTDGTEAQEVTIVASGAVVSEESNIAPLCHQQVALLTTSHGTHIAVQLEEQQSLEEALSMATAVIHYEPVPPVTALPEKGS; encoded by the exons agGCTGTGGCTTTTGAAGATGGGCAGCCAGTGGTGCTGGAGGATGGCAGCATGGCCTTCATTCACAGCACAGCTAAAG AGAGTTATGAGCCTGGCACATTCCAGGCTGTCCAGCTGGAGGATGGCTCCACTGCCTACATTCACCGTCCTGTCATCTTGGCACCTGGCAGCACCATCCTGGAGGTGCAGACAGAAACTGGGCTCGAGGActtggctggggaggaggaagatgatggCTTTGATGTGGACACCACTAATGCATTGCAGAAGTATGGCAGGAAG GGGTCTGacaaggaagaggagggagTGACAGACACCTGCCATGTGAAGAGTGAGGACTCCAGCAACATCCCTTCCCAG GAtttgcaggaggaggaggtgcaAAGCCAGAGGAAGGGGCAGCAGGTCGGCAGCAGAGCTTTCCGCTGTGGGTACAAAGGCTGCGGCCGCCTGTACACCACTGCCCACCACCTCAAG GTACATGAACGTGCTCACACAGGTGACAGGCCATACACATGTGACTTCCCAAGCTGTGGGAAAGCATTTGCTACAG GGTATGGGCTGAAGAGCCATGTGAGAACACACACAGGTGAGAAACCATACAAATGTCCAGAAGACAAGTGCAGCAAAGCCTTCAAAACCTCCGGGGATCTGCAGAAACACATCcgcacacacacag GTGAGCGTCCCTTCAAGTGCCCCTTCGTGGGCTGTGGCCGCTCCTTTACCACGTCCAACATCCGCAAGGTTCACATCCGCACGCACACGGGCGAGCGGCCCTACATgtgtgcagagcctggctgtggccGGGGCTTCACCAGCGCCACCAACTACAAGAACCACATGAGAATCCACACAG GGGAGAAGCCGTACCTGTGCACCGTGCCGGGCTGTGGGAAGCGTTTCACAGAGTACTCCAGCCTGTACAAGCACCACGTGGTGCACACGCACTGCAAGCCCTACACGTGCAGCAGCTGCGGCAAGACCTACCGCCAGACCTCCACGCTGGCCATGCACAAGCGCAGCAGCCACGGCGAGCTGGAGGCCACCGAGGAGAGCGAGCAGGCCCTCTacgagcagcagcagctggagg ctgctgcagctgctgacagaggCTCTCCACTGAAGAGTCAGCACATTGCTTTCCTGTCAGAGATggaggaagatgaagaggaaGATGCTGTGCCTACACAAGTCTCACTTATCTCTCAGGATGGGACAGAGCAG GTCAGTCTGTctcaggaagagctgcaggccctgggcagtgccatcGGTGTGGTGACGCAGAGCGGGGTCCTCGCTGTGCCCGagggagagctggcagggggtgacactgggaccATGACTGTGGCCAGCACTGATGGCACCGAGGCACAGGAG GTGACCATAGTCGCTTCTGGGGCAGTGGTGTCAGAGGAGTCGAACATTGCCCCGCTCTGTCATCAGCAGGTGGCATTGCTGACCACCTCCCACGGCACCCACATTGCTGTGCAG ctggaagagcagcagagcctggaggaaGCCCTCAGCATGGCCACAGCAGTCATCCACTACGAGCCAGTGCCacctgtcacagccctgcctgagaAGGGGAGCTGA